The following proteins are co-located in the Alcaligenes faecalis genome:
- a CDS encoding glutathione S-transferase, with amino-acid sequence MSLSDLPILYSFRRCPYAMRARLAIAASGVSCQLREVVLRDKPEALRLASPKATVPVLVLPDGKVIDESLDIMRWALAIGDPKQYLQPEQGDAEQMLALIAANDGPFKRHLDCYKYPDRHTEDEQFTDAASFSVLHRAQASELLMGLNARIEQQGYLMGQRPCLADVAIAPFVRQFAQVDRAWFDAQAWTALSSWLLNFQSSPLFLSIMDKYPAWTPDSEIVRFPAV; translated from the coding sequence ATGTCCTTATCTGATCTGCCCATTTTGTATTCCTTTCGCCGTTGCCCCTATGCCATGCGGGCACGGCTAGCCATTGCGGCCAGCGGCGTAAGCTGTCAGTTGCGCGAAGTTGTGCTGCGTGACAAACCCGAGGCTCTGCGTCTGGCCTCTCCCAAAGCCACCGTCCCCGTGCTGGTCTTGCCCGATGGTAAGGTTATTGATGAAAGCCTGGACATTATGCGTTGGGCTTTGGCCATTGGAGACCCCAAACAGTATTTGCAGCCCGAGCAGGGCGATGCCGAGCAAATGTTGGCCCTGATTGCGGCCAATGATGGCCCTTTCAAACGGCATCTGGATTGTTATAAATACCCGGATCGCCACACCGAGGACGAGCAATTTACGGATGCTGCCAGTTTCTCGGTCCTGCATAGGGCACAAGCCAGTGAATTATTGATGGGGCTGAATGCCCGCATTGAACAGCAGGGTTACCTGATGGGACAGCGTCCCTGTCTGGCGGATGTGGCGATTGCGCCGTTTGTGCGGCAATTCGCACAAGTGGACCGGGCCTGGTTCGATGCGCAAGCTTGGACGGCGCTGTCGAGCTGGCTGCTGAACTTTCAGTCCAGCCCCTTGTTCCTGAGCATTATGGATAAGTATCCTGCCTGGACGCCGGATAGCGAGATAGTGCGTTTTCCTGCTGTCTGA
- a CDS encoding rhodanese-related sulfurtransferase, whose product MSTYLIAALYKFVELPDFAQMRDPLFAFCEQHEVKGTLLLAREGINGTIAGPQEGIRAVLAYLNSDPRIAGLVHKESYADKAPFYRLKVKLKKEIVTLGVPDLKTAQMVGEYVAPEDWNALISDPDVVVVDTRNDYEVGIGTFNRAINPKTQSFTEFPQWVAEQSKEGGVLHGKPRVAMFCTGGIRCEKSTAFMRSQGFDQVYHLQGGILKYLEEIPAAESLWDGDCFVFDERVSVRHGLEPGDYDFCRACRMPISEAEKASPQFEEGVSCPYCHGHSSPEQIERFRERQKQVALAREREERHIGVSMDELTERREAARRKAEEQRLLAQQGKDA is encoded by the coding sequence ATGTCTACCTACCTGATCGCGGCTTTATATAAGTTCGTGGAATTGCCCGATTTCGCCCAAATGCGCGACCCCTTGTTTGCTTTTTGTGAGCAGCACGAGGTCAAGGGCACGCTGCTGCTGGCACGCGAAGGGATTAATGGCACCATTGCCGGCCCTCAGGAGGGTATCCGTGCCGTCTTGGCGTATTTGAACTCCGACCCACGCATTGCTGGCCTGGTGCATAAAGAGTCCTATGCCGACAAGGCGCCGTTTTACCGCCTCAAGGTGAAGCTGAAAAAAGAGATTGTCACCTTGGGGGTGCCAGATCTGAAAACCGCCCAAATGGTGGGTGAGTACGTCGCTCCCGAAGACTGGAATGCCTTGATCAGCGATCCGGACGTCGTGGTGGTGGATACGCGTAACGATTACGAAGTGGGCATTGGCACCTTTAACCGCGCCATCAACCCCAAGACCCAAAGCTTTACCGAGTTTCCGCAGTGGGTGGCCGAGCAGTCCAAGGAAGGCGGAGTTTTGCATGGCAAACCACGCGTGGCCATGTTCTGTACGGGTGGTATTCGCTGCGAGAAATCCACGGCCTTCATGCGCTCGCAAGGCTTTGATCAGGTTTATCACCTGCAAGGTGGCATCCTGAAATACTTGGAAGAGATTCCAGCGGCAGAAAGCCTGTGGGATGGCGACTGTTTTGTGTTCGACGAGCGCGTCTCGGTGCGTCACGGTCTGGAACCCGGCGATTATGATTTCTGCCGTGCCTGTCGCATGCCTATCAGCGAAGCAGAAAAAGCCTCGCCCCAGTTCGAAGAAGGCGTCAGCTGCCCTTACTGCCACGGCCACAGTTCCCCCGAGCAGATCGAGCGTTTCCGTGAGCGTCAAAAGCAAGTGGCCTTGGCGCGCGAGCGTGAAGAGCGTCACATTGGCGTCAGCATGGACGAGCTGACCGAGCGCCGCGAAGCTGCTCGTCGCAAGGCCGAAGAGCAACGCCTGCTGGCTCAGCAAGGCAAGGACGCCTAG